Below is a genomic region from Miscanthus floridulus cultivar M001 chromosome 1, ASM1932011v1, whole genome shotgun sequence.
TACCAAAGAGATGAGCTGGACCAATTCAAATAAAAACTATAAGCTGGACACCCCATATGCTCATCAAATAATTTGAGGTCGTCGTCCCAGTACAGAATGGAAGATACATTGCATATTCAGAACAGTTGGGTTCATAATGTAAAGCCAACAGGGCAAATAAATTGATAAGCATAGTTGCATAGTTCACAGAAATATATTAGATAAGTGTTTGATGCCATCAGTCAAGTGCATCTCACAGAAGTATTACTCAGGCCATCAGCATTCACTACATAGTGTTTCGAGGCCATTAACAGCATAGACTACCATTACAAGTTCAGAGGCACAGAGAAGTTTTTGTGCCCAAAAGCATTACATGTCATTACAAGGTTTTTTTGCCAAAAGCATCAGAGAACAGCATAGACTATGGATCGAAGACAAGCTTTGTGATACTAGTCACAGCAGTGGGAGGTGGGTTTGCCTTTGCCCTTTTCAGCTTCTTCTTCACAGGTGTTTTTTTCTTGGCTGTGGttgtcttctttttcttctttttgttcACCTGTGGTTGTGAGGTACCTGCATCATCTTCTATGGTCCTCTTTCTACAATGGTTCCTGCATGGACCTCTTTCACCATCTTGACCAACCTCTGGCTCTTTGCAGCTTTTTTGGAAGTGGCCAAGTCCTCCACATCTTTTACATCTCACCTTTTTCTTGGTAGCCCTTTTCTCCATGCATCCTCTAATCCTTTGCACCTTTGGCCTCCCTGGTCCTCTACCCAATAATGGTTGGTGCACTTTGAACCCAAGATCAACTTCAGGCCACTGGGATCTATCAGGTATAGGTTCAACTCTTGCCTCATAAGCTTTCTTAAATTTAGCCACTGAGTAGTACTCATGCACATAATCTTCTATTTTCATCCCTCTATTGGACAATATCCAGGCCAAAGCATGTCTACAAGGCTTTCCGGTGACTTGCCACTCCCTGCAAGAACAATTGTGATTTTGTAGGTCTACTGTTTCGCGCTTCTGGTTGTTCCATTGGTCCACAATGGTAACTTCAGCAATGTCATCATCACTTACAGATACTTTGAGGACCGTCAGGTGATTGCTAATCAGATTAAGTTCCTTAATAACATTAGGGAGAATCCTGTCATGCCACTGTCTAGCCAGTTTCTTCCTCAAGTATCTCTTCTCCATTATCAACTCCCGCAACTTGTCTACCAGTTCATGCAGCAATAGACCcttgaatttcttcacttgtgCATTAAAACTCTCTGACACATTATTAGTCAAGGCATCACACTTGTTGTTTTCAGAAAAAGAACTCCTGTACCATATCCTACTATGGTGTGTGTCAAGATACTCAATTGTTccaggtgcaaaatcaaatattTTCTTCATGTGCCATTTGAACATTCCTTTTGTGTAGCTCCTAGCTGCTGGGTATAGGTGATCAGTGAAAACATCACCTGTGTAGTGCTTCATGAAATTCTGGTAAAGGTGTCTCATGCATTCCCTATTTTCAGCATTTGGGAATACAGCTCCAACAGCCTTCTCCAAACCTTTACAAGCATCTGTACAAATAACAAGGTTTGGAACATCACCAATGGCTATGTGCAGCTGTTGCATGAACCATGTCCAGTTATCCTCATTCTCAGTGTCaaaaattgcatatgcaatgtgataCAACCAATTGTGCCCATCTATACCAGTTGCAGATGCCAACTGTCCTCTGTACTTGCCATACAAACATGAAGCATCAATCCCTATAAATGGTCTGCATCCCTCTAGAAAGCCATCAATACATGGCTTAAGAGCTACAAAAATCCTCCTAAATCTCTGCTTGCCCTCAACCATCTCTACCTCTATCTGCACATGACTGCCAGGTGATGATTTGGCAATCTGAGCTGCCCAATTGAACAGAAGCTGAAAACTCTCCTCATACTTTCCATGGATCTGCTCTAGTGCTACCTTCATGCCAGACCATGCTTTGGAGTACTTGAGCTTGATACCATAGTCACCCTCTAATTTGTCCTTGCAATCTGTTGGAGTCTTAGTAGGATGCCTCTTCAACCAATCCCCTAACCTTTCTGCAGCCCAGCCTTGGGTTGCCATTTTGTTTTCTTGGAGTTTAGTAGTAGCACATTTATGTTCTGCACATAGCGTTTTGATCTGCACACACAGACAAAAAATTGTTAAATTATAAGGTGGAAAACTGGTAACAAAATAAAAGAGATGTCATAACTTCAATTCACCTCTATTGTCTTGCCATCAAAGATCCTTGAAGCATGTATACGCCAAGGACACCCTTCAGCTTTACATGTAGTAATAAACCTAGTCTTATCTGTAATGATTTTACCAAATTCAAACCCTTTCACCACTGCATGATGTCTCACTGCCTTCCTAAATGCAACAATGTCAGGAAATCTTTCTCCCTTCTCTATCTTGGGGTTTTCAGGATCATAGATAACTTGAACCTCCTCTGGATCTGCATCATTTACCTCTGCCTCAAGAGGAACACCTCCTTCAGCAGCACCAACATCATCAAACTGATCAGCAACATGAACatagtcatcatcatcagcagTATGAGCATGGTTGTTACAAGGTTCTGCATTGTTAGCTGCCTGCACAGGCATGTACAGTCCTTCATCGTCAACACCGACATACTCCTCATCATTGTCAAACATGTCAGGTTCCCTGTCAGGCTCAGGCTCTAATGGATACTCATCATTATCAGAAGGCTGGGCTGGTGGAATGTCTTTGCTACTGGGGTTGCCGTGAATAGAAAACTCAGGTGGAATCACACATATTGGGTCTAGGTTTGTAAACTCATCAGACTGTCTAAGACAACTGTCAAACACAAGAACTTCACAGCGCATCTGATCCTTATATATTTCAAACAAGTCATGCATCTGAAAATCATTTTCTATTCTCACATCTTCACATAGCCTTTTGTCAAAGAACCACACACTAGGAGACTGGCTACTGGACCACTGGAACTCATTGCGCAGGCTTGTCAACAGCAAATCGAAGGAAAATGAAGCTACTTCAACATCCCACTTAATCAAGCGTCCCTTTGTGTATGCTTTTCTACCAGTGTTGTTTATGGTACAGAATCCTTCTACTTTCATCACTAGCGAGAACAACGAAACCCTAGCAACAAACAAAATCAACCCCAAATCCAATGAATCCCTATCAATAGCCTCAACGAAATCTACCGGGGACGAGCTCATTCACTATAGAGGGAAGAAAAAGAGGCAGAGGATAAATACCCGCCCTCGTCGTCCGCCATCTCCGCCGTGCCGCGCGGCTGCGTCTCACCCATTGCGAGCAATAGGGTGCATCGCAGCACGCACGCAAGCTGGGTGCTTCTGGTCGTCGCAGTCTATGCCGCTGAAGACAGGGTCGCCGCCGTCCTGCTCGCCGAAGACAGGGTCGCCGCCGTCCTGCTCGCCACCGTCGTCGGGGTGAGGGTGAGTGAGAGGAGACAGAGCGTGAGGAGGAAGAGAGCAGTCAGCCTGGGTGGGATACGGAGGCACCTTATCCAATTGACCCGAGGGCATGGACGTCCATACGGAAATAGTGAGGCAGTGTACACACCTGCAGGTGGCCCCAAGACGTCGCTGAGTGTATCCCATGACGTTGGTCCGAGTATCGCACAATTGTAATGGTATGGTTTGAATTAGTCGAATTGTAATGGTATTTCTCCAATAACCTAAAATTGTAATGTTGTCAATCCAAAAAACCCATTTTCAAAACCATTCCAAAACCTGCCGCCCCTACCGGTTCCCCGTTTCCCCACCCCTCACCCCGCCGCGCCACCCCTCTCTCCCGATgcagcccggcggcggcggcgcgatccGCGTGCTGAACGTGGCGGAGAAGCCGTCGGTGGCGAAGGCCGTGGCGGAGATCCTGTCGCGCCGCTCAATGCAGTCGCGGGCGGGCCGGTCCCAGTACAACCGCATCTTCGAGTTCAACTACGCCATCAACGGCCGCGCCTGCCACATGCTCGTCACCTCCGTCACGGGCCACCTCATGGAGCTCGAATTTGATGACCGATTCCGCCGCTGGCACTCCTGCGACCCCGCAGAACTCTTCCAGGCCCCCGTCCGCAAGTCCGTGCCCCAGGTATGCTGCTCGTTCTCTCCGTTCCGCACGAGCATTTCGCCGAAGAGATGGTGGGCGCGTCTCTGAGGCCTGCATATGGCGGTTCGGGTTTGATTGGCTGGTGCGTGGGTTCCTATCGGTTGTGATGATGTCTTACATGGTCGGCATCCATACTATTATTGCGCTCCGCACTCATGGATGTGCTGGTGTCAGGGGCTGGAATCCCGCTGAACAGTGGGTGTGTGTTTCGCTGTGTACAGTATCGTGTGCCTGGCGCACTGGGCTGTTTGGTTGGCCTTCAGGCAACGTTTTGCCTGGCGCGAGCAGTGCCCTGAGGCGTCCGATTTCGGATGCTTGGAGCTACCATGGCTGCCAGGCCATGGGCAGCAACTTGCCTGGGAGGCCTCCAAGCAAACGAGCCCTTAAATGATCTCTGATATTTGGAGTCGTTGTCCCATTAGGAGAGGGACACTTAGGGGCTGTTTGCTTGGTGGCCTGCCAGGCAGCTTGCCCACCAGGCATGCACCCCAACCCTAGGCATCCAAAATCGGGTGCCTGGGAATGCATGCTGCACCAGGCAAAGCTGCCTGGATCACAAGCAAATAGGCTCTTAAATGCTAAACTTGTAATCGCAGGCATATCATGATGGTTGCATGATAAGTGCAGATCAGCCCATTTGTCAGTTAATCATCTAGCCTTTGTTTAAACAGGTTACATAGAGATCAAAGTTTATTTAACACAATCATTTGATATGTAGTCCTTGCAGGGTTTTAGCCTAGAATGATATCCTCGTAACTAGCAACAACTGCACTGCATGTCTGCATGTAGATAAATATTGATGCTAACAAGGAGAAAACAACTGGACGCTTTAGGTCAAATGATTTGCACCATTCATGTAGTTAAGAGCATAGTTGGCCACTCCACCAATATGTTGCCATGAATTCGGTGCTAACATAATGCTTGCTTGGTGTTCTTCATGATGACACAAGCAGTCATTTTAGTACTTCTATCTTGTAAACTTCTCTCTCCCTGTATggatgaatttgttcatgaacaTGCAAGCATGAGTTGACTGGCATGTTCTTATCTATCTCCGGCTGTCATGTTTTGCATATATTGAGATTATTTTCTTCATATAAAGATTGTAGCATGGTCATGATGTTATTATAACTTCATGGATGTTGTTGCAGTTGAGATCTATTCTTGAATTTGTCCCTTCAATATTCAGGACAAGCAGGCCATAAAACAGACTTTGGAAGAAGAAGCTAGGAGATGCCAGTGGCTGGTGCTATGGCTTGATTGTGATAGAGAGGGTGAGAACATAGCATATGAAGTGATCGATGTTTGTACAAGTGCCAACAGTCATCTTAACATTTGGAGGGCTCGCTTCTCAGCTTTGATTGACAGGTACTGATTTTTCCGGATGGTGATGGTCTCTTTCCCTCTGTCTATTATAATGATTTTCTAAAAATATTATGAAACTACAGGGAAATACATGAATCTGTGCAACATCTTGGTAGGCCCAACAAGCTCTTTGCAGATGCTGTGGATGCAAGACAGGTGATTTGAGTTGCCACTTGCCACTTGCCACTAGATTTAAATATTGCTGTTGATGTTTCACATACTTGAATCACAACTTTCTACTATCAACCAATGTAAAATGCTCTGGTTCTCTATCAGATTGAACTCCATGGAGAGCTTTTTACTGCATGTTTCCTCTAATACCTGTAGCTTTATAATCCAATCAAATGAATCTAAAGCAGCAGATTTGCTATTATATTTTCTCTTGCCAATTTTGTTGTGTCAAATGGATGAGCATTTGCCTGTTCATTCTTACTTTCTTGATAAGCTAAGATAAGTAATAAAAAACTCTGTACAGGAAATTGACCTTCGCATTGGTGCCTCCTTCACAAGGTTTCAAACAATGCTGTTAAAAGATGCATTTGTAATTAATGTGACTGGGGATGACAGGAATTTAGTTCTGAGCTATGGTCCTTGTCAGGTACTTCACTTATCAAAGCTACTACACGTAcgctgatttccatcttgtctaAAATTTTCTTATTCATTGCAGTTTCCAACCCTAGGATTCATTGTTGAGCGTTTCTGGGAGATTCAAGCTCATGAACCTGAAGAGTTCTGGACGATAAATTGTACTCATACTTCAGATGAAGGCACTGCATCTTTTGGTTGGATGTAAGATGCCCTTTAGAATTTCTTCTGACATTTTTGTTATGGAAGTCATGtgaccttttcttcttcttggcagACGTGGTCATTTGTTTGATTATTCATGTGCTATTAGTATCTATGAAATGTGTGTTTCAGAACCAATGGCAACAGTGAGTGCTTTCTGATATATTCTGTTAACATCAATAGTTTGAAATTCAAATCTTCGTTAACAATGGATCAGTAGTAAcacttttgttttgttttgttcatTGCAGGTACAAAATGTTAGGAATCAAGAGAAACTAAAATACCCCCCATATCCACTAAGTACAGTGGAGCTTCAGAAACGTGCTTCTAGGTACTTTAGAATGAGTTCAGAGCGCACAATGAAGGTCTAAAAATATCTTTTCTTATTGTTCTAATTTCCCTTCCAGATCCATTATCTAATAATGGACATACCTCAGTAGCttgattatttgcttgttttttgTTTGGTGATCTCTTCCCTTTCAACACCAGGTGGCTGAAGAGCTTTATCAAGCTGGATTCATTAGTTATCCGAGGACAGAAACTGATAACTTCTCCCCAAACACTGACCTGCATGTTAGTATTGGATTTTACTAGCTTGACTTGTTTCACATTCTTTCCTTCTGTTTTCTTGATGATTTTGCTTACAGTTAAGTTTTTTGTTTACACCTATAACCTTGCTTGACAATTGACATTGTTAAACAATATGCCAATACTAGTTTGTTTGAAAAGTGATAAGAAATATGTTCTCAGACAGTTGGTCTACCGTGCATGTAAGATCTTATTTTTTGACTTTTTTGTCAGTCACAGCAACATGTTTCTCCCGGTTGTTCCCATCACATTAATACAATGGATTAGTAGTCATTCATTGATGAAATCCCACTAAGAAAATTGTAAAAATGCACTCCATACGGTCTCTGTCACACTCACAATGATTGCACTTATTTACCTTTccttatttattttttctcaatTTGTTGCTCTTGCTGTTTCCTTTTCCCTTTTTAATGTATGTCTATCCTTGACCTAGGCAATTGCACGTGAACAAGTGAATCATCCAGTTTGGGGAGCATATGCTCAGCGACTTCTAAATCCTGAAGCAAGACTTTGGAGAAATCCCAGTAACGGTGGTCATGATGACAAAGCACATCCTCCTATTCATCCAACCAAGTTTTCAGAAGGTGAAAGAAACTGGAGCCCAGACCACACTGTATGTTGTGTTTCTGAACAACTGACAAATCAAGTGCTTTTTCAAGTGTTGTTATAAAATTTCCTATACACTATTGTTTATCCCATTATATCTGGCATCCAGAGATTGTATGAGCTTGTTGTCCGACATTTCCTTGCATGCTGCTCTCAACCGGCTGTTGGAGCTGAAACAACTGTGGAAATTGACATAGCCGGTGAACAGTTTAATGCATCAGGGCGTGTTATACTTGCTGTGAGTATCCCTGTTTTGTTGCTTCCCTTTAACTGGCCACCAATACTATCAATACTTCAAGCAAACATATTCCTTCAGTTTCTCTGGTGCTACATGTCCTAGGATCTGTTGAAAAATTACTTCTACCATTATTCGATACATTTGTTGAGTACAAGTAGGTTAAAATATGTAACCAGCAAGGTCTAATGAGGCTAGTTAGTACACAGATGTAGCATTAGCAAATTTCGTTAATGTAAAGCTACACTATAAGGCCTGAATAGTTTTTTTTGTGCCAAAGTTTGGTACACAAAGTTATGCTAATATTTATTCAAAATGGAAAAGAAAAGGGGGGATTTATACAAAATGTGAATTGGATAAGTAACATGCATGTCCTCTTTTTTGGTTTTGTCCAAAAAGGTATTTTAGTGACAAAAAAAATTGCTAGTGGTAGTGTTTTATTTGAAAGTTCCTTCAATTGTACGTTTCAAAAAAAACTTCCTTCAATTGAATATACAGCTTTAACTGATCTCCTGTGAGAAGGGTCAAAGTTCAATTCAATTATGCAATTGTGCTGGGTCAATTATCCtccatccatttcaaattataagacgttttgacattTTTTAGAtacgtagcttttgctatgcacttagatatacactatgtctagatacatagtagaaataatatatctagaaaagccaaaacgtcttataatttggaatggagggagcacCTGATATCTTTGAATGGGCTGAGTATTTTGGTAATAAATGCGTGATTCACAATTGTTGCTTCCTTATATTTGGTAGTATTCATTAATATGTACTCCCTcctttctaaattataagtcgttctggcttttctagatacatagtaaaagttatgtatctagacatagtgtatatctagatgcatagcaaaaaccATGCAACTAAAAAagctagaatgacttataatttgtaatggagggagtatttaacAAGTCTATTAGCAAACCAGTTAACCGTGGATACAGGGAAAAACTGTTGTATCCTAGGAACCTCAGCAAGTAGCCTTTTTTTCACTTTGATATATTATTTCTGTATTATCACCAAACGTCCTGTTGATAATAAGATGCTTTCATTAGCTGCTTCACCTGGATCTGGCGATTGTTCTTCTTTCAAAGAAATGTTTTCTTCTTCTGTAGAAAAATTATCTGGATGTTTATCGCTTTGACTCATGGGGTGGAACATTACTTCCAACATACAACATTGGGCAGCAGGTTTGCTGTAGTTATATTTCATACTCCACATTTATTTTGGTTGTCATTTTTtcttactaatattttattgtgCATGATGGTTACAAAAACTGGTTAAAGACTGCAGATTACTTCATAATTTGAATTGAAAATATGTTCTTTCTGTCTATTAATAAGTTAATATTACTAATGATGTATATGTAAAAATATGCAATATGTGCAGCAGTGTGTAATTCGTTGCAATATGTAAGGAGTTGCTCAGTATTAGTTGGGTCAGTTGCCTGATTTATCTTAGAGAATAACGTTGATATCCAACTTTTTGTATCCTttatcaatcaaatacaaaactAACTTGAGCTATCAATTCAAAATCATGCAGTTTGTTCCGACAACTTTAACACTTGATTCTGGAGTGACTCGGCCACCCCCTCTTCTTGCTGAAGCTGACCTTCTTAGCTGTATGGATAAAGTACAAAACAAATCCTTCTTTTAATCCATgatatattctttttttttttctggcaATAGCTTCGTATTCAGAATTGGTGGATTGTGCCACTTAATGCATCTACATATCCATAATTTAAAATCATGAAGATTTGGCATTTTCTTATTCTATTTCCAGGCAGGAATTGGCACTGATGCAACCATGCATGATCACATAAAGAAGTTGCTTGACCGTTGTTATGCAACCAAAGATGAAAACACACGTTTCTCCCCGACAAATCTTGTATGTCATTCCAAAAGGCTATCTATTGGTAACCTATAATACATTTGCATGTAGATGTCACGTAACTATCCTATCTGATCATTCTTTTTTCAATGACAGTCTCCACTATGGAATGCTTGCTTCTTGAAAAAATTATGCTAAAAAATGAATAAATACAGATCTGCATTCTTGTTTTGGCTAGCATACTGTAGCATATTATCCAGATCACTAGATCCATGCATGCCTCCGTTAAATCCACTGTTTTTGTGCGGAAAGTACTCTTACCCTTATGAGAGTTCTAATGTGTGATGTCCAAAAGGAAACTTTTACATTTTTTGCATATGTAAGAAATGCATACTTTTAATTCTGCACTTCAACATTTTAATCTAATTCAGGTTAATGACGTTTCTtctgtgccccccccccccccccccccccccccccctcctatcGATATAGCTTCTGATATTTCTAATTCCTGACAATCCACTTTGTTGTCAATTCACAATTAACAGTGAGCTAGAGCCTATGGCTTAGTAGTGAGATCGTGATTACTTAATCCAATTTACATAAGCTTAATTATTTCAATTCATGAGTAATATGGCCAACTTTTGAGTGCATTTGTCTTCTTGAAACATTACCTCTTTTCTTTTTTAATAATGAAACAAACTTctgttttttttggaaaaatgtAGGGTGAGGCATTGGTGATGGGTTATGATGAAATGGGGTGAGTTGACTCTTAAAGTTGCTGCACTTCCTGAATCTATAAAGGATGGTATGGTTGCTTTGCTCAAACACTACTTTCTAGGtatgagctctggaagccttatTTAAGATCAATGATGGAAGCTGATATGAAATCAGTTAGCATGGGTACTAAGAGTAAATCAGAAGTACTCCAGAGTTGTTTGCAGCAGATGAAGGCCTGTTTTCTTGATGTAAGCTGTAAATTTCTTGTATTTCATGATACATGTACAGACTATTGTAACATTAAAACCATAGCAAAAGAAGCAAAGCAATGACATTGCGACTATTTTATTAGCTACATTTCTGAATTTGTATACTACTATACTGTAATTTGACTCTATGGTGGTTATTGGTGCTACACAGGCAAGGGTGAACAAAGCAAAACTCCTTGATGCAATGGGGACATTCT
It encodes:
- the LOC136506795 gene encoding DNA topoisomerase 3-alpha-like isoform X1 translates to MQPGGGGAIRVLNVAEKPSVAKAVAEILSRRSMQSRAGRSQYNRIFEFNYAINGRACHMLVTSVTGHLMELEFDDRFRRWHSCDPAELFQAPVRKSVPQDKQAIKQTLEEEARRCQWLVLWLDCDREGENIAYEVIDVCTSANSHLNIWRARFSALIDREIHESVQHLGRPNKLFADAVDARQEIDLRIGASFTRFQTMLLKDAFVINVTGDDRNLVLSYGPCQFPTLGFIVERFWEIQAHEPEEFWTINCTHTSDEGTASFGWIRGHLFDYSCAISIYEMCVSEPMATVQNVRNQEKLKYPPYPLSTVELQKRASRYFRMSSERTMKVAEELYQAGFISYPRTETDNFSPNTDLHAIAREQVNHPVWGAYAQRLLNPEARLWRNPSNGGHDDKAHPPIHPTKFSEGERNWSPDHTRLYELVVRHFLACCSQPAVGAETTVEIDIAGEQFNASGRVILAKNYLDVYRFDSWGGTLLPTYNIGQQFVPTTLTLDSGVTRPPPLLAEADLLSCMDKAGIGTDATMHDHIKKLLDRCYATKDENTRFSPTNLGEALVMGYDEMGYELWKPYLRSMMEADMKSVSMGTKSKSEVLQSCLQQMKACFLDARVNKAKLLDAMGTFFARSNRPINETQNPVEVVRPCGACNGSEMVLKRRATGEFMVGCRSYPQCRNVVWLPGSLSEAAVTNQVCPICAPGPVYKIQFKFRRRDIPPNFDVDHLAVFLIGCVGGCDDILRELMELSRFGGRSQAATPARGPTPNGVGQGGPRQDLHTNFRPAGQLNNENPSVMHSQGFRSTHTQNPSSASVAGQVLCTSCGAACILLVANTEANRGRKFYKCQDPGCGFFKWEDELDNGTGRGRRGRGSSRQASASAGRRGGGRRGRGRNADGGMFVSATGDTVPGSCFNCGDPSHFANACPNRR
- the LOC136506795 gene encoding DNA topoisomerase 3-alpha-like isoform X3, whose product is MQPGGGGAIRVLNVAEKPSVAKAVAEILSRRSMQSRAGRSQYNRIFEFNYAINGRACHMLVTSVTGHLMELEFDDRFRRWHSCDPAELFQAPVRKSVPQDKQAIKQTLEEEARRCQWLVLWLDCDREGENIAYEVIDVCTSANSHLNIWRARFSALIDREIHESVQHLGRPNKLFADAVDARQEIDLRIGASFTRFQTMLLKDAFVINVTGDDRNLVLSYGPCQFPTLGFIVERFWEIQAHEPEEFWTINCTHTSDEGTASFGWIRGHLFDYSCAISIYEMCVSEPMATVQNVRNQEKLKYPPYPLSTVELQKRASRYFRMSSERTMKVAEELYQAGFISYPRTETDNFSPNTDLHAIAREQVNHPVWGAYAQRLLNPEARLWRNPSNGGHDDKAHPPIHPTKFSEGERNWSPDHTRLYELVVRHFLACCSQPAVGAETTVEIDIAGEQFNASGRVILAKNYLDVYRFDSWGGTLLPTYNIGQQFVPTTLTLDSGVTRPPPLLAEADLLSCMDKAGIGTDATMHDHIKKLLDRCYATKDENTRFSPTNLGEALVMGYDEMGYELWKPYLRSMMEADMKSVSMGTKSKSEVLQSCLQQMKACFLDARVNKAKLLDAMGTFFARSNRPINETQNPVEVVRPCGACNGSEMVLKRRATGEFMVGCRSYPQCRNVVWLPGSLSEAAVTNQVCPICAPGPVYKIQFKFRRRDIPPNFDVDHLGCVGGCDDILRELMELSRFGGRSQAATPARGPTPNGVGQGGPRQDLHTNFRPAGQLNNENPSVMHSQGFRSTHTQNPSSASVAGQVLCTSCGAACILLVANTEANRGRKFYKCQDPGCGFFKWEDELDNGTGRGRRGRGSSRQASASAGRRGGGRRGRGRNADGGMFVSATGDTVPGSCFNCGDPSHFANACPNRR
- the LOC136506795 gene encoding DNA topoisomerase 3-alpha-like isoform X5: MQPGGGGAIRVLNVAEKPSVAKAVAEILSRRSMQSRAGRSQYNRIFEFNYAINGRACHMLVTSVTGHLMELEFDDRFRRWHSCDPAELFQAPVRKSVPQDKQAIKQTLEEEARRCQWLVLWLDCDREGENIAYEVIDVCTSANSHLNIWRARFSALIDREIHESVQHLGRPNKLFADAVDARQEIDLRIGASFTRFQTMLLKDAFVINVTGDDRNLVLSYGPCQFPTLGFIVERFWEIQAHEPEEFWTINCTHTSDEGTASFGWIRGHLFDYSCAISIYEMCVSEPMATVQNVRNQEKLKYPPYPLSTVELQKRASRYFRMSSERTMKVAEELYQAGFISYPRTETDNFSPNTDLHAIAREQVNHPVWGAYAQRLLNPEARLWRNPSNGGHDDKAHPPIHPTKFSEGERNWSPDHTRLYELVVRHFLACCSQPAVGAETTVEIDIAGEQFNASGRVILAKNYLDVYRFDSWGGTLLPTYNIGQQFVPTTLTLDSGVTRPPPLLAEADLLSCMDKAGIGTDATMHDHIKKLLDRCYATKDENTRFSPTNLGEALVMGYDEMGYELWKPYLRSMMEADMKSVSMGTKSKSEVLQSCLQQMKACFLDARVNKAKLLDAMGTFFARSNRPINETQNPVEVVRPCGACNGSEMVLKRRATGEFMVGCRSYPQCRNVVWLPGSLSEAAVTNQVCPICAPGCVGGCDDILRELMELSRFGGRSQAATPARGPTPNGVGQGGPRQDLHTNFRPAGQLNNENPSVMHSQGFRSTHTQNPSSASVAGQVLCTSCGAACILLVANTEANRGRKFYKCQDPGCGFFKWEDELDNGTGRGRRGRGSSRQASASAGRRGGGRRGRGRNADGGMFVSATGDTVPGSCFNCGDPSHFANACPNRR
- the LOC136506795 gene encoding DNA topoisomerase 3-alpha-like isoform X2, whose product is MQPGGGGAIRVLNVAEKPSVAKAVAEILSRRSMQSRAGRSQYNRIFEFNYAINGRACHMLVTSVTGHLMELEFDDRFRRWHSCDPAELFQAPVRKSVPQDKQAIKQTLEEEARRCQWLVLWLDCDREGENIAYEVIDVCTSANSHLNIWRARFSALIDREIHESVQHLGRPNKLFADAVDARQEIDLRIGASFTRFQTMLLKDAFVINVTGDDRNLVLSYGPCQFPTLGFIVERFWEIQAHEPEEFWTINCTHTSDEGTASFGWIRGHLFDYSCAISIYEMCVSEPMATVQNVRNQEKLKYPPYPLSTVELQKRASRYFRMSSERTMKVAEELYQAGFISYPRTETDNFSPNTDLHAIAREQVNHPVWGAYAQRLLNPEARLWRNPSNGGHDDKAHPPIHPTKFSEGERNWSPDHTRLYELVVRHFLACCSQPAVGAETTVEIDIAGEQFNASGRVILAKNYLDVYRFDSWGGTLLPTYNIGQQFVPTTLTLDSGVTRPPPLLAEADLLSCMDKAGIGTDATMHDHIKKLLDRCYATKDENTRFSPTNLGEALVMGYDEMGYELWKPYLRSMMEADMKSVSMGTKSKSEVLQSCLQQMKACFLDARVNKAKLLDAMGTFFARSNRPINETQNPVEVVRPCGACNGSEMVLKRRATGEFMVGCRSYPQCRNVVWLPGSLSEAAVTNQVCPICAPGPVYKIQFKFRRRDIPPNFDVDHLAVFLIGCVGGCDDILRELMELSRFGGRSQAATPARGPTPNGVGQGGPRQDLHTNFRPAGQLNNENPSVMHSQGFRSTHTQNPSSASGQVLCTSCGAACILLVANTEANRGRKFYKCQDPGCGFFKWEDELDNGTGRGRRGRGSSRQASASAGRRGGGRRGRGRNADGGMFVSATGDTVPGSCFNCGDPSHFANACPNRR
- the LOC136506795 gene encoding DNA topoisomerase 3-alpha-like isoform X4, whose product is MQPGGGGAIRVLNVAEKPSVAKAVAEILSRRSMQSRAGRSQYNRIFEFNYAINGRACHMLVTSVTGHLMELEFDDRFRRWHSCDPAELFQAPVRKSVPQDKQAIKQTLEEEARRCQWLVLWLDCDREGENIAYEVIDVCTSANSHLNIWRARFSALIDREIHESVQHLGRPNKLFADAVDARQEIDLRIGASFTRFQTMLLKDAFVINVTGDDRNLVLSYGPCQFPTLGFIVERFWEIQAHEPEEFWTINCTHTSDEGTASFGWIRGHLFDYSCAISIYEMCVSEPMATVQNVRNQEKLKYPPYPLSTVELQKRASRYFRMSSERTMKVAEELYQAGFISYPRTETDNFSPNTDLHAIAREQVNHPVWGAYAQRLLNPEARLWRNPSNGGHDDKAHPPIHPTKFSEGERNWSPDHTRLYELVVRHFLACCSQPAVGAETTVEIDIAGEQFNASGRVILAKNYLDVYRFDSWGGTLLPTYNIGQQFVPTTLTLDSGVTRPPPLLAEADLLSCMDKAGIGTDATMHDHIKKLLDRCYATKDENTRFSPTNLGEALVMGYDEMGYELWKPYLRSMMEADMKSVSMGTKSKSEVLQSCLQQMKACFLDARVNKAKLLDAMGTFFARSNRPINETQNPVEVVRPCGACNGSEMVLKRRATGEFMVGCRSYPQCRNVVWLPGSLSEAAVTNQVCPICAPGPVYKIQFKFRRRDIPPNFDVDHLGCVGGCDDILRELMELSRFGGRSQAATPARGPTPNGVGQGGPRQDLHTNFRPAGQLNNENPSVMHSQGFRSTHTQNPSSASGQVLCTSCGAACILLVANTEANRGRKFYKCQDPGCGFFKWEDELDNGTGRGRRGRGSSRQASASAGRRGGGRRGRGRNADGGMFVSATGDTVPGSCFNCGDPSHFANACPNRR